The sequence GGTTAACAATACGTGTTATCTcctttaatttgaaatattcagATCCATGCttattcgtttttaaaaaaaacagttaaGGGAACTACGATGGAACAACcgaaaaaatttcgagaaaGAATTTGGTAATTATCTAAATATTTGTTGATATTTACAGAAGATGGAGCGTAGTGTTGGGTAATGTATTATAATCAATGTATGTAACTCTTATACtatataaataattaaaaaaaaaaaaaaaaaagtcaggttaccatttttgcattcgcatatcatgaggctagcacgatgatacttttatgcccagggaagtcgagacaatttctaatccgaaaattgcctagaccgacaccgggaatcgaacccagccaccctcagcatggtcttgcttaccGCAcggcgtcttaccgcacggctaaggagggcccatagggttgtgatagatgttatacctgaatgcagtgttggtcgtggggtccacggctcggaattcacgttatCCAGATCTaagccatcggacttcttgaatatcAGCTACGTtgactccaaccttctgcagttcgcgagtcagaaggctcactcgtccagattcatttagggtcctgacattccaggtaccgagtttccaatcatagtccttatttcgttgccgggtcggttgccaaaaattacgttccctttttcttctatctccatttttcgtggtatttgagaggcttcagtaagctaccttaccagggtcgCGTTaccgctggtggggctgccaccttaggtatagctgacacgatacagcatttcgtcaatcaaccgctgggtaccaggcagacgctttTTGaaccgcacctcctggtgaacagacgctcgaggcgtaccttctaactctagctgatgtcagaaggacagcagtgtccaggctgcactaccaactaagtacacaacccttagctggcggacttttgtcatcggacgacccgtggaagcgtgagatagaaACTTGTGGGGAACAGAGCTCTGTTGGCGCCCCTTCCTTGATGtgaacccaccattttgcagcccatttTCATCCTATATACCTCAGACAATTAACGATTTACTCAAATTGAGTATTAAAGTAAATTGTTAATGTTAACTGTTTTATCAATTAGTAGATCGTAAACCAACATAACAACGATTAAAGAATAACCACCACCACTGCATTGGTTTTCTTACATCAAggacgaaaaaaatgttctgtTGCCTCTTGGCCTCTGTGATTCGTTTGCCAAAATTTAATAACGGGCAAGTAATGCGGCTCCAAGAGCTACTTTTGTACAGCTCAAGCCGTATCCCCACAGTCAGCTATCAAAATCATCGTTTTATGCGAAAAAATAGCGAAGACAAACCAGACCGAGATAGCGGAAGCTCAAACTAGGCAAACTATACTTAGTAGGAGGGAAATCTACCTTGGTTGCTGCTTCCACATTACAGGGACAGATTGCGATCCGCCTGCCCGGATGTGATACTTCTGCATCGCGTATGGTCTATAGATACAATAGATACCGTAGACGAGCAGGATTTTTAGAGTGGCTTTTGTATTTTGTATCCTTAGGCTCGTGTTCATTCACCTTAGTTTTAGCTCATCTATTGAAGCTGCTGTGTCTATAGTATGGTCCTGGTGATTCTTTCGGGCTGTCATCGCCCCGGCACTACTGTCTTGAAGTGAAGACGAAAATCTGCTCTTTTTCAGCGACCCACAAGAAGCTGGGGAACAAAAGCATCAACGAcaaaataccgttttgtatTATCTTTTAAActtcaatttgaataaatatcaGCTCTATAAAATAtgcaaattatattttcaagattttacattttaaatttcacCCATGTTGTGACCGCCGAGAGTGGAAACGTGGGCAGCGAATGGAAACAACGAGGACCGGAAGCACCCACCCGGGATCAGGGAGATAGTGCGCCAGGGAAAGCAGCCTCAGCCAACGGCAGCAATAGTTAAGAGTGTCTGCGAAATGTCGCCGTTGTTGGAAGCCATCTAAAAAATCGGAAAAAGAACGAGAATCGAAAACGAAAGATAGTTAGCTTCTTCGGTGCTGCTATAGTTGGTAGCCAATATAGGTAGGGCCACTAAATGGGAACAAagcgaaattttattttcttgaGAATGGAGAATCACTTTAGTCTCAATTGGTGCATGggtggaataataaaatagcGGATTTGGCTGATTTTCGTGAAAAATAGAATGAACTGTAAGCTGGGGTGCTTAAATAATCCCCCGATAAGAATTCGAGGGAAAAGTGATTGGAATGCAGTGACGAGTATTTTGATTCAGCGAAGCTACGTAAAGCGAATCTGTGTACAAAAGAATCCAGTGGAAATCGTGCACAGGTAAGGATGGTATTAACACTTGCAAAGTAGGCGAAAGTACCTCGAGATAAGTTGCGTGTTGATTTTATATTGTTGGAATTTGCGAGTACAGAAAATACTATTAACAAGAAACACAGAACTACAGAAGaaagcaaaaatttcatttcgtgTTTAAGGAAGTTTTAGATGGGATGTGAATGACACTTCAACTGAATATGTGCTGAGTGCAGTGATTCTTCTTATCTCCAATTCTCCActattttttcagcaaaatattcTGAAAACGTTTACCAATGTTTATATTGGAAATAtggttaaataaaatttaaatacaCTTAATGTACacctacctggttggctacagcgttgaTACACATATGGCCCTCCACGAAGTCACCGGCCCCTATCTTAATGTACAAGACCCTACACTTAATGTacaagaaaggtaaaaaaaaccATACAAGCTCTTGCGTGATGTATGCATTTGATTGGAAACAATCTGATATACATTTAGATGGATAATGCAATATTTGAATAAAGCTGCACAACAGATACAGCAAACATGGAACACTTGCTTTGTTCAATTAGTCTTGATCAATCTTTATTGAGACGGTTACGGTTTCATTTCAAATAGAGACTCCAACTACTCCAGGATGGTGTGTCGAAGCATCATAGTACTGTCACTTATCCTACTGAAAATCTGTTCCAGTTTGTACGTTCCACCTTCTAATGGGTGCTATGCCGTTGGTTGCTCAACTCAACAAGGTTGCACTCCGTGGGACTTTCATAAATACCCGTGCTATCGAACCTGTTACTACAACCGCTACTGTTATCCTCCACCGCAACCGAGacaaaaatgctacaaaatcACTCATGATGCCACCGGGAAATCTTTGGTATCGAGTGATGTTTTCAACGCCACAAATAATACCAAATATGCTACCGTTTCAAGCAACCCACCTGGTAACTACCTATGGAAAATGGAGCCCACTTATGGAGGGGTGTACTTCATCCAAAATGCCAACAAACTGGATTTCTTGAAAGCGGATTCCAACGGAACTCGTCTAGTGCTCAACGAAACACTCGATCGTTCTTTCCAGTTCCGCCCGATCAACACCAAAGAAGGTGCGTCTAAGATCCAGCTACAGTCAGCATTGAGCAACGCATTCCTGTATGTACAAACGCACGGCCAAGGAGGCAGCACTGTCGAAATAACCACCGATCCATTTGCCAACTATTACCAAACAATCTGGTGCGTAACAGAaatttattgttgaaaataaataaagtgTTCAATCACAGGTATGCCCTTCGAAGCGCCACTGACATTGAGGCAGTCCACATCGCTCCATAGCTTTAACCTTCCCGTCTAATCCTCCTCCTCCAACAGCCGCAAACAAAGAAGTCCTCCTAGCGGTACTCACAATCTCCCCTGGCTTGTCGTGAAGCCTGAATTGGTAATTCTTCGTAAGCTGACTCTTCCCAGATTTGGAATGGTTCCCAAGCGTTTTTAGTACTGCAAAACTTTCATTCGGAAGCATCCCCAAATACAGGCCGGATTTCCGGTTCACAATGTGGAAGTTTCCATGCTCCAACGGAATCATACTCCAGTAGGATGCGCCCGTCCGGTTGTGTGACAGCCAAACGTACCGCAGATCGTCTATGTTGGGTGAGTTTGAGGGTTGCAGATATTGGCCGGTTTGAACGTTGATTATGTGCCAACAGTTTTGAGCAGAAGTGATCGTGGCACACATACTGATGGCTGCAGCGATGATCCATTTGATTGAGATCATGATGCTTAATTGAGTCGCTTTCGTTCACAAATCGGTAGTGGTTTGCTGGTTTTCCCGAACCAACGGCGCATTTTAAATCGTTTGTGCTACTGAGTGGAAAACGTGAATGCGAGATGCATGCCTAGCGGCATTGTTTCGTAAACGTGCAGCCGCGTGAGTGAATGACATTTCACAAGCTAGAACTGATTACTTATTTTGCATCTGTTCATCAACTGAATTTAGTAAATTATTGACGAATGAAGAGTGTACTAATTCAGTTTAAGTATCGTGCTTTGTAAATGAATAACACATTTTTGttatccttttccaatcttcaaGGGGCACGTGTGATCAGAATTATCACCACAATGTGGCTAGTATTGGTTACATTATTCTTTAATGTAATGATCagttaaaaaatatcaaagcaAGTTTGATATAAAGACCCAATCACCCTTCCACACAGATACTCGATGagctttttcatttattttattcttaTACTTGAGTTTTGATTGTTGCTTTCGACTTTGATTGATTATTGACGACAGTATTTTTCGGCTTTATGATAagctaaaatgtgttttgcgtcaactatccgacgtttcggtgtttatTACAACTTCTTAAgcctctaaatccctgaagtaatAAATACGAAACGTCGGATAATTGACGCAAAACCCGTTTTAGCTTATCATAATGACTGAAATAGCTGGAAATACCGTCGTCTACTTGAGGTTCTGTGAGATGGGTTTCATGTAAGAGCCCTATGTCCAGTCTCGATCATCAAGTGCAAAGGCCTGGATTAGATGACTGAGGTCGGAGACCAGGAGGGCGCACTTCGCAATTCGGTTACGTCAAAGTTTCGAGGAAATGCAGGTTGCTCACTCCAAGTATCTCTGACAGAGGTCATGTGTATGGAGCCCCTAAggctaaactgaaagtgggCTGGTCGGTGTGGTCGTTGAACATAAGGCAGTCTATAGCAGGTATCTTGCCCACAGTCATAAATCTAATGACCGTAGGGGACCTGATCGCAGTAAGCTGTGCCTTAGGTGTAAAGCAGAAAACCACTTAGTTCGAATCTGTCAAGCATCACcaaggtgtctgatctgtcatacacacagacatcagacACCCCACATGTGTTGAGGCCTTTCCGGGCTCTAGAAGACATGCAAGTATAGGGTGACCACATGAAGGGGGACATTTGGGTCGAAAGGAGGACATCGGAagaatacaaatacaaatattcCTGTGTTTGACTTTACATTAATCGATTTTTCATTTGTCATTTGATTAAGAATTTTACAGTTAGAAAGTTGCAAGTatgatatcttcttcttcctctttttcttcttctcctcCTTTATTGATATTACAACTCCAACTGGGGTATTGTCGACTCGTAGCTTGTACTTTATTAAATACTTTTCCAGTTATAAACTGTGAGCACCGTCTTCATAACCATCATTAAGCTTATAATCTTGAACATTAATTTCGAATCTTTGTATATCTCCTACACCTGCATCATTGTAATTCACGCATTGTATGTTTGTTGATAacattgaatttattcaaaatatgaaTGGATAATAGTTTGGAAAGCAAGGAAAGCAAACATGTAAAACTGTACGTTTTATTAGCGAATAATTATCTGTTATAGTATTTTTTAGTaaatgaaaatttcttcagaaaaagtTGTCCATTATAACCATAACCATGTTATTTTCTTAAAATACTTAAAAAGAAGGACATTTTGGCACAAAAGAAGGACATCCGATTTCTATCGAAAAGGGAGGACTTCTacaggataccatatggtcgcCCTATGCAAGTAGCACATTTAAACTGAAACCACTGCGAGGCAGCACAAATGCTACTACAACAATTGGTTattgagtgtaaagctgatgtagccTTGTTGCTCaacccataccgcatccctgctggaTACGGCAGTTCGATCGCGGACAATTCCGGAATGGTAGCCATCTGGATTTGTGGGCGGTACCCATCCatattatatttattcagactaaggccgaagtggcctgtgcggtatataagagtcttctccattcggctcggtcctccagctgatgcaattcgtggttcattcgcctcctccacgtaccgtccgccatctgcaccccaccatagatggtacgcagcactttcctttcgaaaactccaagtgcgcgttggtcctccacgagcatcgtccaggtctcgtgtccgtagaggactaccggtctaatgagcgttttgtagattgtcagttttgtacggcggcgaactctattcgatcggagcgttttgctgagtccaaagtacgtacgactGGCTGGAaacactatgcgtctccgaatttctctgctggtgtcattttcggcagtcaccagtgagcccaagtacaaaaattcttctaccacctcgatttcgtcaccaccgatgcaaactcgcggtgggtggctcacattgtcttctcttgaacctcttcctatcatgtacttcgtcttcgacgtgttgatgactagtccgatccctcttcagtctgatgtaggcttcctccatcttctcaaagttacgtgccataatatctatgtcgtcggcgaaaccaaatagctggacggacttattgaaaattgtaccactcgtgttaatccctgctcttcgtattaccccttccaaagcgatgttgaatagcaaacacgaaagaccatcaccttttGCGGCACCCTCTgcggtttcgaagggactcgagaatgcccctgaaactcgaactacgcacatcacccgatccatcgtcgctttgatcaaccgtgtcagtttatccggaaaaccgtgttcgtgcattagctgccatagctggtcccgatcgattgtatcatatgcggctttgaagtcgatgaatagatgatgtgtgggcacgttgtattcgcggcatttctgcagtacttggcgaatggcgaacacctggtccgtggtggagcgttcgcccataaaacccgcctggtactgccccacgaactcccttgcaattggtgctagtcgacggcataaaatttgggagagtaccttgtgagcggcgttcagcaatgtgattgcgcggtagttgctacaatccggcttatcgccctttttgtagatgggacacacgacaccttccatccactcctgcggcaaaactttctcctcccaaatcttggtaatgatccACAgcaacgctctagccagtgcctcaccatcgtgtttaaatagctctcctggtaattggtcaaccccaggggctatgttgttcttcagccggccaatctcctcctggatttcctggagatctggagccggtagaattatgtcctgcgcacgttctcccaggtccatcaccataccgccatcttcgtctgccacatcgccattcaggtgttcttcgtagtgctgccgccacctttggatcacctcacgctcgttcgtaagaaggttcccgtttatgtccttacacatatcaggctgtggcacgtggcccttacgtgaacggtttaacttctcatagaactttcgtgcgttattagcgcggtacagttgctccgtttcttcacggtctcgatcttcctgctcgagttttgtctgttccgcgcctgtttatatcgtgcctcgttcgccctcgtgcggtgttgcagcaatctcgcccatgctgcattcttctcttccactaactggtcacattcgccgtcataccagtcgtttctctgacccgggggcaccgtgccaagtgcagcgattgcggtgctaccaatagcggattgaatatctctccagccatcttcaagagacgctgcgcctagctgctcttccgttggaagtgccactttcagctgctgcgcgtattcttgggctagacTACCGTCTTATAaacgcccaatgttaagccgcggcgtccgacttcgacacgTGTTGTACAACGTCAAGTGTTTTGAGCCCAgccatactgcaacgaggtagtggtcggattcaatattcgcactgcggtaactgcggacgttcgtgatgtcggagaagaatttaccgtcgattagaacgtggtcgatttggttttccgtttcttggttaggtgatctccatgtggccttgtggatatttttgcggggaaagaaggtgcttcggactacctttccgcgggaggctgcgaagtttatgcatcgttggccgttgtcattcgatacggtgtgcagactatccggtccgatgaccggtctatacatttcctcccttcctacctgtgcgttcatgtcaccgatgacgattttaacgtcccgcagtgggcatccatcgtatgtctgctccagctgtgcgtaaaacgcttctttctcgtcgtcgggtctcccttcgtgtgggcagtgcacgttgatgatgctatagttgaagaaacggcctttaatgctcagcttgcacatcgttgcgttgattggctgccacccaatcacgcgttggcgcatcttacccagcactatgaagccggttcccagctcgttggtggtgccacagctttggtagaaggtagccgctcgatgcccgcttttccacactttctgtcctgtccagcaaatctcctgcagcgccacgacgtcgaagttgcggggatgtaattcatcgtagatcatcctgtcgcaacctgcgaaacctagcgacttgcaattccatgttccaagcttccaatcgtgatcctgtattcgtcgcctaggtctttgccgattatatcgagtcgcattatctcttatattgttcgtaatgattggttttctaggcggcttattgggcctgcgcaaacctcctgtctcgtcggagggccgtcgtgtcagggctgtttagcgtcccacctaacaccaggacttgggcttgtgcgctttgagcggcacacggtcgctttggtggggcctacttgcggatacatgcagctttttatagaggtttaacagggcccactgtcaaaccccaccacatcctaggcaagccccacaactcgcagatggcctggggagggatcgtcaagcccttggacatagttccTGCTGCCCGCGCGGTACCCATCCAGGTGATAATATTATCTTCTCGCAATGTGGGTTTTGCCATGAACGAAGTTTatttttgtagctgctactgtcctttACGATGGAGTGTAAATCAGTAAGATTGAAGATAATCTCGAGGCGGATCTAATTAAAACCGTTAGTTGTAGTAAGTGACATAAATGCGTGGGCCGAAGACTGGGGTTCCCGGTTCACCAACGCTAGTGATCCATcctgctagagtcgctagcggtGTTGAACGTTGTCCTGTTGAACAAAGGCCAAGTgtcaacgttcagaggaccgcGCTGTGAGTTATGCATTGATGTGACCTTCTTGATGGACGggtaagggtcgtttggccgaaacccaatcggccgaatgccactaggccaaacaaaccattaggccgaaacctatCTGGCagagagtcatttggccgaattggacatttggtcgaataggacaattGGCCGAACAGGATATTTGGatgaataggaaatttggccaaaaggacATTTCACTGAattggacgtttggccgaatcggtcatttggccgaataggacatttccaggtttttttttcaaatgggcgtaattgattTTGACCTTTGTTTTTGAAACGGCGATTGTGTGCttcattcaaattattttcgtCAAATAATGTACCCAGCAGAAAGAATGGATTCACatctatctggtagtaacgTCAGCTGAACAAAATATGCTAAATAGAGAGAGTATAAGCCTTTTAAAATTTCGAGGTCAAATAcaattacgcctatttgaaaaaaaaatccctagatTTGGCCGATAAGGACATGTGACTTAATAGGACAATTGGCAGTATAgatcagtggtgctcagcattttgtgCGTTTTTTCCCTTGATTTGCTTGTCATACAACAAAAAAGAGCTTCCACAttacaagttagtacttggacgaaagctttcaaatatatctatcagctgaAGATATTAAAATGAATATTGGTGTTAAAATCACTCTGTACGACATGGTCAAAGTAAAATTACCTTGCGGCCCACGGGCCgcacttttgttttgcttcaatCGTTCCATACGAAGTGAATTTAACACCAATATCCAATAAAACGGAACCCtcagcagatagatatatttgaaagcttttgatcaagtgctaatttgtatggtcaaagctcatttttattgtgtgagaagtaaattaaggaaaaaaacccaaagtgctgagcaccactggtatagatcatttgaaaagtgagaaatgaggagtgagaagtaagacgtctcactactcacttctcatttctcactttttactgtgaaaagtgagaaccgcgaagtgagtagtgagacgtctcactactcagttcgtgcttcttacttttcacagtgaaaaatgaaaaatacttcgtgcttctcactttttacagtgagaagtgagagacgaggagtgagacgtctcacttctcactttttatttcctATTTCTCACTATAAAAAGTGAGTAGGTAAACGACTGACTTCTTAATTCTCACTAGtcactttttacaatgagaagtgagaaatgagtagtgagacgtctcactacttccaacttctcgcttctcatttcctacttctcacttttaaaagTGAGTAGGGAGACGTCTGACGTCTCAATCCtccctactcactttttacagtgagaagtgagaaatgagtagtgaaacgtctcatttctcacttttcttagcgagaagtgggaaataagtagtgagaactGATAATTTTCATAAGTTAATGC comes from Armigeres subalbatus isolate Guangzhou_Male chromosome 2, GZ_Asu_2, whole genome shotgun sequence and encodes:
- the LOC134217911 gene encoding uncharacterized protein LOC134217911, whose amino-acid sequence is MVCRSIIVLSLILLKICSSLYVPPSNGCYAVGCSTQQGCTPWDFHKYPCYRTCYYNRYCYPPPQPRQKCYKITHDATGKSLVSSDVFNATNNTKYATVSSNPPGNYLWKMEPTYGGVYFIQNANKLDFLKADSNGTRLVLNETLDRSFQFRPINTKEGASKIQLQSALSNAFLYVQTHGQGGSTVEITTDPFANYYQTIWCVTEIYC